Proteins from one Coffea arabica cultivar ET-39 chromosome 8c, Coffea Arabica ET-39 HiFi, whole genome shotgun sequence genomic window:
- the LOC113705652 gene encoding pentatricopeptide repeat-containing protein At1g31790-like — protein sequence MEVKIPHLTPTPQQRILTPPKRIRFPPNKPTFKKIVTVPTSSPSNSSIQIHLPLRRPQHKPIQKTHKNSNDCKPSNRSTVSDVLGLLDCLKIPVSLDLYTSFIDECTKSGDPLLAIELHNHIKTSCLRPSLSIFNRLLLMYVSCNLIGYARELFDKMTVRSSCTWAVMVAGYFENGDYGEVIDLFLEMRCSERAKVDGDMDDIVASAIVVCVLKACAKTVNVELGKQVHAWVVKMGYGENLVFSGCLMSFYGKAGCLEGSDQVFDQVPYRNKVIWTTKIVNHCYEEQFDEAFDVFKQMGREGVKKNSYTFSSVLKACASMRDGRCCGQQIHANVVKLGLELNEHVQCGLVNMYGKGGLIKDAQKVFKICGNNRNVACWNAMLTGYIQQGFGIEAFRIICDMKAAGLQPQESLLNEVRFICGSTLIENTKRRLYDLYQL from the exons ATGGAAGTCAAGATACCCCATCTAACTCCAACGCCTCAACAAAGAATTCTGACACCTCCCAAAAGAATTCGCTTTCCACCCAACAAACCAACCTTTAAAAAAATTGTCACAGTGCCGACTTCTTCTCCATCCAATTCCTCAATTcaaattcatcttcctcttcGACGACCCCAACACAAACCCATCCAGAAAACCCACAAAAATTCCAATGATTGTAAACCCAGCAATCGTTCTACAGTGTCAGACGTTTTAGGCTTGTTGGACTGTCTTAAAATCCCCGTTTCTCTCGACCTTTATACTTCATTTATCGATGAATGTACAAAAAGTGGTGACCCCTTACTAGCAATTGAACTCCATAACCATATTAAGACGAGTTGTCTACGCCCTTCGTTGTCGATATTTAATCGCCTGCTGTTGATGTATGTTTCGTGTAACTTGATTGGATATGCACGGGAACTGTTTGATAAAATGACTGTGAgaagttcttgtacttgggCTGTAATGGTTGCTGGGTATTTCGAAAATGGTGATTATGGGGAGGTTATTGATCTGTTTTTGGAAATGCGGTGTTCGGAGCGAGCTAAAGTTGATGGTGATATGGATGACATAGTGGCTTCTGCTATAGTTGTGTGTGTTCTTAAGGCTTGTGCTAAAACAGTGAATGTGGAACTTGGCAAACAGGTACACGCTTGGGTTGTGAAGATGGGTTATGGCGAGAATCTGGTTTTCAGTGGCTGTTTAATGAGCTTTTATGGGAAAGCAGGGTGTCTAGAAGGTTCTGACCAGGTTTTTGATCAGGTTCCATATCGGAATAAGGTGATATGGACAACTAAGATTGTTAATCATTGCTACGAGGAGCAGTTTGATGAGGCATTTGATGTGTTCAAACAAATGGGGAGGGAGGGTGTAAAGAAGAATAGTTATACTTTTTCAAGTGTTCTCAAAGCATGTGCGAGTATGAGGGATGGCAGATGTTGTGGTCAACAAATACATGCAAATGTTGTCAAGTTAGGACTGGAGCTTAATGAGCATGTACAGTGTGGGTTGGTTAACATGTACGGTAAAGGCGGGTTAATAAAGGACGCGCAGAAAGTTTTCAAGATTTGTGGAAACAATAGAAATGTTGCTTGCTGGAATGCAATGCTTACTGGTTATATACAACAAGGGTTTGGCATTGAAGCCTTTAGAATCATATGTGATATGAAGGCAGCCGGCTTGCAACCCCAAGAATCATTACTCAATGAAGTGAGGTTCATTTGTGGGAGTACTTTGATTGAGAATACAAAAAG ACGCCTTTATGATCTGTACCAGTTATGA
- the LOC113706634 gene encoding uncharacterized protein isoform X2, producing the protein MPGTSVQPLHGIVKEEPFSILPYIDEKPCLDAMNTNFVSNRQRSKFQPGSSNGTAEVDDIEYYTISGMKPYFDLILAKTHVNHPFRVFPVVLVTE; encoded by the exons ATGCCTGGCACTTCGGTTCAACCACTTCATGGCATTGTCAAGGAAGAG CCCTTTAGCATACTTCCGTATATTGATGAGAAGCCATGTTTGGACGCGATGAACACAAACTTTGTTTCCAATAGACAAAGATCAAAGTTTCAACCTGGATCCAGCAATGGAACGGCTGAAGTGGATGATATTGAATATTACACAATCTCTGGGATGAAGCCGTATTTTGATCTGATTCTAGCAAAGACACATGTCAATCATCCATTTCGAGTG T